GCGCGATTCGAACTGGTCTCTCGAAGTTGCTTCCAGCGCCTCGTCTATCGTGACCGTGTTCCCCGCGGCATCGATGGGGACGTCGACGTGGTCGAGCGCCTGCGCAATCGTCCGTGCATCGGCCGGGTAGTCGATGTCGGCGGCGTCGACATCGTCGGACAGTGCTGCGATGCCGAACTCGATTGCGTTCGGCTCCGACGTCTCGTTCTGCGGCGGTCTCGCTGCCATCGAGTACCAGTAGGGCGGTCGGAAGTGAAAAACCCCCGTCTATTCGAGGCGCTCTGTCGACCCCCTCGCTGGGCGGGTTCCCATCGTGGGCGCACCGTTGGGATTAACCCTGACGAGCGCCAGATGCCAGCCATGACGGAGTACACGACGGTCTCTATTCCAAAGGAGTTGGCCGGTCGCGTCGAAGAGACACTCGAAGGCACGACGTTTTCCAGTACGAGCGACCTCGTTCGGTTCCTCCTGCGAAGTATCGTCATCCAGCACGAACGGTCGGGCGGCGAACTTTCGGAATCCGAGTTCCAGGAGATTGCCGAGCAGTTGACTGACCTCGGATATCTTCGGTAGTCGAGAGCGTCACGATTTCTTCAGGAGCGTCCGACTGAGCGGCTGCAAAAGCGAACGAGACGTCCCCTGAAGTCGGTGGGTCCGAGTGTTCGACCTATGCGAGTTCTTCTTCGGGCGGTTCGGCGTCGAGGACGACGAGGTCGAGTTTTCGTCCCGCACGGTCGAACGCGGCGAGCGTGTCTTCTTCCCACGGGGGGACTGCGAGGAGGACCACCGCAGCCAAATCGTCGCGTTTGGTGAGTTCGAACGGTCCCTGTGGGTGGGTGATGAACCGTGCGCGCCCACGGCCTGCGGGGGTTCCGAGGTCGACACCGAAGATTGCGCTCACAGACCTTCCTGCTTGCGCCATGTAGAAGTGAGTGAGAACTGGCGTCGTCGAGCCGAGGCCGAGGTCGGTGTCGAAGTCACCTGCAGGTGTCGGGGCGAGAACGAGGTTCATCGCCTGTGGTTCGGCGTCTTCGGCCATGTCGAGGAGAACGTCGACCAGTCCGCGGGTCACGTGGATTTGTCGCCGTTCGCCCGGAGTGTTCGGTTTTGCTGTCGCCGAGTGGCCGGATTCGTCTTCGCCAGTGGTTGGTCCACCGTCTTCGACCGAACGCGTCTCGTCTGTCATCAGTCAGAGACCATCGTCTTGAACGCCTGGAGGTACGCACTGGGGAGGTTCTTCCGAGCGTTCGAGAGCGCGGTCCGGAGTTCGTCACCGGCGTTCTCTGCGACCCCTTCGCCGTGGCCGACGAGCAGACGGTCGGGGTCGAACGACGAGAGCACTCGGCGCGGCGGGAAGGGACGGAGCATTGGGTGGACACCGAGTGGCTCACCGGCAGCACAGTAGTAACCGACTGATCCGACCGCTTCGGGAACGACGAGTGTCGCCAGTTCCTCGTGGTAGAACCCGACTTCTTGCCACGGAGGGACCGTCCGGTCGACGACGCGGAAGGTTTGGAATCCAGAGTCGGCGAGTTCGCTCCCGAATCGCTCGACGGGCGCGTCGAGGTCGTCGGCGACGCCCGTCATCCACGACGCGACGTAGACCGGTACCTCGTGGCGGGTGGCGAGTGCGGCAGCATCACGCTTGTGTCGGTCGAGGCCGACGACCACGCCAGCGACGTCACCGAGGTCTTCGAGTAACTCGTCGACACCGGGGGCGTCGACTGGGTCGAAGACCCACACGTCACCGTCGATTTCGACGGCGTGGCTGGCACGCTGCATCGCCTCGTCGGGATACGCGAGCCATCCGACACCGTGGTCCCACCGGTCGATTTCACGGAGCTGAGAGCGGCCGCTACCTTTCATTGGCATGATAGTACCGTAGGACGGGACGTGCATAAGCCCTCCTCCACCGGTCGTTGCACCCGGTTCTGGTCGACGGAGGCGGCTCGTTGACTTTTGAAGCTTAGTGTTGCACACGTGCGAACGAGCGCGAAGAAAGCCAGCGTCGCATCGAAAACTGGTCACACTGAAACGAAATCCGAGTGGAGACGAATACGGCGACGACAGAGAACCGTCGAGCCAGCAGTTAGAGGTCGTCCGTGTTGATATCGACACCCGGCGGTGTGACGACGAGGAACTTCCGGAAGTGCATCAACTGACCACCCATGTCCTTGACGTCACGTGCGAACCCGGACGCGAGTTTGTTGAGATCGCCTTCGATGGCGAGCATGAGAACGTTCCCGCGAGCGACGGACTGAACCCACTTTTCAGGTGGGGCCGACCCGTCGAGGACGCCGAGGACGACGTCTCCTTCTGCGTCGTCTTCGTCGAGGTGTTCTTCGGCTGTCTGCAAGTTGAGGTTGAAGTCGCCCATACCCGGTCGGTTGTCGAGCGACGAGAAAAGGGTTCGGTCACCCGAGGTGGGACACGGGGTCTCTCGTTCGTCGTGACGCTACCGGGGGCGACACAAAACGTGGTCCACACAGTACCTGTCGACACTTCCAGCACCACTATCTGTGAGTCGTGCTGCCTCCTGTCGCACTCCACATTTGTCCAATCGAGGGTGCGCGAAAAGGGGTCGAACTATGATTTCTAAATTAATTTGAGTTAGATTATCTTATGAGTCTCCTGAATGCTGTTGGGGCGTATCAGGACATAATATGACATGGAATTATATTAGGTCGATTAGGTACTGCGATTAGGTGCGAGTGTGTATCTCTCGCAGTCACTGGTGAACGACCATGATACTGTCTGGGAGAAACATTTATATATCAGTTCACACACCGAAATGACACATGTCTCACAACGACACGGAGGATTCGTCGGGTTCCCCGGCGGGTCGAGTTCTTCCAGGGCACATTAGCCCAACAATCTGAAATCGAAGACGTACGAATCTTCGACACGACACTCCGCGACGGCGAACAGTCACCGCGAACCTCGTTCAGTTACGAGGAGAAGCGCGACATTGCCGCCACCCTCGACGACATGGGCACCCACGTCATCGAGGCAGGGTTCCCGGTGAACTCTGATGCGGAGTTCGAGGCAGTTGCTGATATCGCTGCTTCAGCGGACTATTCGACGACCTGCGGATTGGCCCGCGTCGTCGACAAGGATATCGAAGCCGCGCTGGATTCCGGCGTGGACATGGTTCACACGTTCGTGAGCACCAGCGATGTCCAGTTGGCCGACTCGATGCACGCCTCGCGCGAAGAGGCTGTCGAGCGCGCTGTCCGCAGTGTCGAACGCGTCCGCGACGCGGGCGTTGAAGTAATGTTCTCGCCGATGGACGCCACCCGGACGGACGAGGAGTTCTTGATAGAAGTCGTCGAAGCGGTCTCCGAGGCCGGCGTCGACTGGATCAACCTCCCCGACACGTGTGGTGTGGCGACGCCGACTCGCTTCGCCCGGATGGTCCGACTGGTCCGCGAACACACCGACGCCCGAATCGACGTGCACGCGCACGACGACTTCGGTCTGGCGTCGGCGAACGCGATGGCCGGTTTCGAAGCGGGTGCCGCACAGGCGCAGGTGTCTGTCAACGGCATCGGCGAACGTGCTGGAAACGCCGCCTACGAGGAGGTCGTCATGGCCGCCGAATCCATCTACGGCGTCGACACCGGCATCGACACCACTCGAATCACCGAGTTAGCTCGCATCGTCGAGAAGGCGTCCGACATCCCGATTCCGGCGAACAAGCCGGTCGTCGGCCGGAACGCCTTCTCTCACGAGAGCGGCATCCACGCCGCTGGCGTCATCGAGAACGCCGACACGTTCGAACCGGGCGTCATGACCCCAGAGATGGTCGGCGCAACACGCGAGTTCGTACTCGGCAAGCACACGGGGACGCACTCGGTTCGCAAGCGCCTCGCAGATATCGGGTTCGAACCGACGGACGCCGAGGTCCGAGAGGTAACCCGCCGCGTCAAAGACTACGGCGCCTCGAAAGAGCGCGTCAACGACACGACGCTCGAAGCGTTTGCCCGCGACGTCGGTGTAACCCACGAAGACGAGAAAGAGGAGGAGGTCCGCGCCTGATGGCGCTGGGCTGTGGCCCTACTGGGCGACCGCCCTGCACTCGTCCCCGGTCTGCGTGCAATCGTTGCACGTCGCGTAACAGTTATTACCACCCGGGAGAACCAGTGCCATACGATGAATCAGCACGACGCACGATTGGCATCCGCTCCGCCGCAGTCCGCGGCGAGCGCTGCCGACGTCGCTGCTGTTCGGTCGCTCATTATTGTAGGGGCATAGCCCCCTCACACTCCATCTCTCAGTCCTCGGGTTCGAACCGTTTTCAGACACTTCAGCAGTCCCCAACCATGGAGCACCAGTACCACACAATCGACCGACAGCGTACGCATCGATATCGACCACAAACACACTCGCACGGAGGCCACACATGAGCGAACGCACCGCAGCCACGACCGACTCCGACGCGTCGTCGACCGACGACGAACCGAAACGGACCGAAGTCACGTCGGGTGCGACCGCAGTCATCCGCGCACTCGAAAACGCTGGCGTCGAGACGGCATTCGGCGTGCAGGGAGGGGCAATCATGCCCATCTACGACGCGCTGTACCACTCCGACATCCGGCACGTGACGATGGCGCACGAACAAGGCGCCGCACACGCCGCAGACGCCTACGGCGTCGTTCGCGGTGACCCCGGCGTCTGTCTCGCCACGTCCGGCCCCGGCGCGACGAATCTCGTGACGGGCATCGCCGACGCCAACATGGACTCCGACGCGATGCTGGCTCTCACCGGTCAGGTCCCGTCCGATATGGTCGGGTCCGACGCGTTCCAGGAGACCGACACCACGGGCGTCACCGCCCCGATTACGAAGCACAACTACTTCGCATCGTCTCCAGACACCGTCGGCGACACCGTCGGCGAAGCGTTCGCGTTGGCCGCGGAGGGCCGTCCCGGTCCGACGTTGGTCGACCTCCCGAAAGATACCTCACTCGGAGAGACTGACCGCGAACCCGGGCCAGCACGAGCGCCAGAGACGTCCCGTGCACGGACCGACCCTGACGACGCGCAGGTCGAAGCGGCCGCCCGCGCAATCGAACAAGCGGAGAAACCACTCCTCTTGTTCGGTGGTGGAGTCATCAAGGCCGACGCCACAGACGTCGCCCGAAAGTTTGCGACCGAGCACCAGATTCCGGTCGTCA
The genomic region above belongs to Haloferax marinisediminis and contains:
- a CDS encoding ribbon-helix-helix domain-containing protein yields the protein MTEYTTVSIPKELAGRVEETLEGTTFSSTSDLVRFLLRSIVIQHERSGGELSESEFQEIAEQLTDLGYLR
- a CDS encoding DUF5779 family protein, translated to MGDFNLNLQTAEEHLDEDDAEGDVVLGVLDGSAPPEKWVQSVARGNVLMLAIEGDLNKLASGFARDVKDMGGQLMHFRKFLVVTPPGVDINTDDL
- a CDS encoding LeuA family protein, which gives rise to MGETFIYQFTHRNDTCLTTTRRIRRVPRRVEFFQGTLAQQSEIEDVRIFDTTLRDGEQSPRTSFSYEEKRDIAATLDDMGTHVIEAGFPVNSDAEFEAVADIAASADYSTTCGLARVVDKDIEAALDSGVDMVHTFVSTSDVQLADSMHASREEAVERAVRSVERVRDAGVEVMFSPMDATRTDEEFLIEVVEAVSEAGVDWINLPDTCGVATPTRFARMVRLVREHTDARIDVHAHDDFGLASANAMAGFEAGAAQAQVSVNGIGERAGNAAYEEVVMAAESIYGVDTGIDTTRITELARIVEKASDIPIPANKPVVGRNAFSHESGIHAAGVIENADTFEPGVMTPEMVGATREFVLGKHTGTHSVRKRLADIGFEPTDAEVREVTRRVKDYGASKERVNDTTLEAFARDVGVTHEDEKEEEVRA